One Candidatus Flexicrinis proximus DNA window includes the following coding sequences:
- a CDS encoding nitroreductase family protein — translation MTTSVFADLPLREAVFGRRSLRRYRPDPVPRDLVAELLRGAIYAPSAHNRQPWRFALTDSPDRKVALAAAMGTRLRRDLVADGAPPEAIEADVTRSFDRITAAPLLVVLCLTMADMDRYTDPTRARHEWTMAVQSVAMAGQNLLLMAHGAGLGACWMCAPLFCPDVVRSALDLPEDWQPQGLVTIGYPAQERTSPRNPLEESVIWR, via the coding sequence ATGACAACTTCTGTGTTCGCCGACTTACCACTGCGAGAGGCGGTCTTCGGTCGCCGCTCGCTGCGCCGTTACCGTCCCGACCCCGTCCCGCGCGACTTGGTAGCCGAGCTGCTGCGCGGCGCGATTTATGCCCCTTCAGCCCATAATCGTCAGCCGTGGCGTTTCGCGCTGACCGACTCGCCGGATCGAAAAGTCGCGCTTGCGGCCGCGATGGGCACTCGCCTTAGGCGCGATCTCGTGGCCGACGGCGCTCCGCCGGAAGCTATTGAAGCCGACGTCACGCGTTCATTTGACCGGATCACCGCTGCGCCGCTGTTGGTCGTGCTGTGTCTCACGATGGCGGACATGGACCGCTATACTGACCCGACTCGCGCCCGGCACGAATGGACCATGGCTGTTCAGAGTGTCGCAATGGCGGGTCAGAACCTGCTGTTAATGGCCCACGGTGCCGGTTTGGGGGCTTGTTGGATGTGCGCGCCGCTGTTCTGCCCGGATGTTGTCCGCTCTGCGCTGGACCTGCCGGAGGACTGGCAGCCCCAGGGTCTTGTCACCATCGGCTACCCGGCGCAGGAACGGACTTCCCCACGTAATCCTTTGGAAGAGAGTGTGATTTGGCGCTAA
- the cofE gene encoding coenzyme F420-0:L-glutamate ligase, whose translation MIPGGVTLWPVPGLPLIQEGDDLPELIAAAFTRAAVPLQDGDALVISSKIVSKSEGRRIVLSEVSPSPEAQRYSDLTGKDPRLAELVLQESRSVSRASKGVMVTTHRLGFTSANAGIDQSNVEGGDDVALLLPRDPDSSARQIRDRLRDLTGATLGIVISDTHGRPFRLGNVGVAIGVAGMPAVLDLRGNPDLFGRVLKITQNGFADLVASAAHLVCGEGREGLPVVLLRGLAYAPVDGKASEMVRPPELDLYR comes from the coding sequence ATGATCCCCGGGGGGGTGACACTGTGGCCCGTTCCCGGGTTGCCGCTCATCCAGGAAGGGGACGACCTGCCTGAACTTATAGCCGCGGCCTTCACCCGCGCGGCTGTTCCGCTTCAGGACGGTGATGCCCTCGTAATCTCGTCCAAGATCGTCTCGAAAAGTGAAGGGCGCCGGATCGTGTTGAGCGAGGTTTCTCCGTCGCCGGAGGCTCAGCGGTATTCCGACTTGACTGGTAAAGACCCGCGCCTCGCCGAACTTGTTCTGCAGGAAAGCCGGTCTGTTTCTCGCGCGTCGAAGGGCGTTATGGTCACGACCCACCGTCTCGGCTTCACCAGCGCCAATGCCGGGATCGACCAGAGCAATGTCGAAGGGGGTGACGACGTGGCACTGCTGCTCCCGCGCGATCCCGACAGCAGCGCGCGCCAGATTCGTGACCGCCTGCGCGATCTGACCGGCGCGACCCTCGGTATTGTCATCAGCGACACCCATGGTCGCCCGTTTCGCCTTGGCAATGTCGGCGTCGCCATCGGTGTCGCGGGCATGCCTGCCGTCCTTGATCTGCGTGGTAACCCGGATCTCTTTGGCCGCGTCCTCAAGATTACGCAGAACGGCTTCGCCGATCTGGTCGCATCCGCCGCGCACCTCGTCTGTGGGGAAGGTAGAGAGGGATTGCCGGTTGTCCTGCTGCGTGGGCTTGCTTATGCACCTGTCGACGGTAAGGCGTCCGAGATGGTGCGTCCACCCGAATTGGACTTATACCGATAG